GCTTCCCGCTGATGGCAGCGCTTCCGCCTGTCGGCGGACCCCTCCCGCGCTCCCTTCCGTTCTTCATTCCTCGCGTCAACCCGATGGCGACCTTCTCCCGCTCCGGCCTTTTCGGTTTTCTGTTGTTGCTGGCCGCCCTGGCCCCCGCTGGTGCTGGTGCCACCTCGTTGGCTGATGCTGGCGCCACAACGCTGGCCGGTGAGGGGTCCCCACCGGCGGCCAGTGCCTCCCCGTTGGAAGCTGCTCCGGGCTCGATCGATGCCCGGCTGCGGCGCATCTCCCAGGCCCTGAGGGAGAAGTCCCCTGAACCCATGGGGCCTGAGGATCGCGCCAGCTCCCCAGATGGCCGCCTCGCCTTCGTGTTCGCGAACGGCGGCGGTCGCCGGGTCGGCTGGGGCAATGGCGGCTTCCGCAACGGTGGCTTCGGTAATGGCGGCTTCCGCAACGGCGGCTGGGGCAACGGCGGGTTCCGCAACGGTGGCTTCGGCAACGGCGGGTTCCGTAACGGCGGCTTCCGCAACTTCTGGTGACCCCGCCAGGCGCCCCGCCCCTAGGCAATCCGGAGGGGTTCGGGCCCTTGCAACTGCTGGTGATCCAGCCCACCCCCTACTGCAACCTCGACTGCGACTACTGCTACCTCCCCAACCGCAACGACCGCCATCGCCTGCCCCTGGAGATCCTGGAGGCGGCCCTGGAGCGGGTGCTGGAGAGCCCCTATGTGGGCGGTGACTTCACGCTGCTGTGGCATGCGGGCGAACCGCTCACCGTGCCAATCGCCTTCTACGACGAGGCCAGCGCCTGCATCCGTAGCGCCCTGGAGCGCTGGCAGGGGGAGGGGGAGCCGCTGTCGATCCACCAGTCGGTGCAGACCAACGCCACCTTGATCAACGACGCCTGGTGCGACTGCTTCGAGCGCAACGGCATGTCCGTGGGGGTGAGCATGGATGGGCCGGCCTTCCTCCACGACATCCACCGGCGCACGCGCACCGGCCTGGGGACCCACGCCGCCAGCCTGCGGGGCATCGAGGTGCTTCGGCGCCGGGAGATCCCCTTCCAGATGATCTGCGTGATCACCGAAGAGGCCTTGGGCCATGCCGACGAGTTGTTCGCCTTCTTCGTGGACAACGGCATCACGGATGTGGCCTTCAACATGGAAGAAACCGAGGGTGAGAATCGCGTTTCAACCCTCAGCCGCCCCGATGCGGAGGTGGCCTACCAGGCCTTTTTGAAGCGGTTCTGGGAGCTTTGGCAGCAGAACAACCCTGCGCTGATGCGGGTGCGGGAGTTCGAGGGCATCTGCAGCCTGGCGGCGGCGGATGCGCGGATGGAACTCTCCGACATGACCCATCCCTTCGCGATCGTGAACGTGGATGCCCGCGGTTCGATGACCACCTTCGATCCGGAGCTGCTGGCGGTTCAGACCGACACCTACGGCGACTTCGTGCTCGGCCATGTGCTCAGCGACAGCCTGGTGTCGATCGCGGCCAGCGCCAAGTTCGAGCGCATCCACCGGGACATGCGCTCCGGCCTCGCCCGCTGCCAGAGCGAGTGCGCCTATTTCGGCCTCTGTGGGGGCGGCGCCGGCAGCAACAAATACTGGGAGCACGGCACCTTCGATTGCAGTGAAACCCAGGCCTGCCGTTATCGGATCAAACTCACGGCCGATGTGGTGCTCGCTGGGTTGGAGGAGATGTTGGAGCTTTCGGCCTGAAGGTTGGCTGACTTCGACAGTTTTCGGCGCAGCTCTGTGCTGATCAGAAATGTCAACCGGCACATTTTTGGCGACCGCTCATGAGCTCTGCGGTGACGTTTCGGGCTTCGAAGTTTCCCTCGGCAAGGCCCTCAATCGTGGCCCCATCGAGCTCCGCATCAGCGATTAATCGCTTCTCCTGAGGAGAAGCCTGCAGCAAAAGTCTGCTTTTTTCTGCTCGAGCTTCTGAAGCATTTTACTTTTGTAGCCTATGGCCTCTGGCCGACTTCGTCTGCTTCTCCGCTATAAACTGATGTCAGCGCCGATGGGTGGCTGCGGAGCCTTGAAGGGCCTGAACACATCAACGACGTTCAGCCCAAGGTTGAGAAGCTTGACTCCTTCGGAGCAGCCATTGGCACGGGTTGTGACGTTTGCATTTCAGGGGTTCCTCCATGCCAGGTTTGGCTGGTGGGAAAGCTCTCATTTGAACTGGATCAGCATTTCGGGGTCCGGGCAATCGGGCGAAGCCCAGAGATCCAGGGTCCAGCGCAGCGACCTCCTCACGGGTTCGGCAGCGGGAAGGCACTGGGATGAAGTTCGCCGAGACCCGAACGACGACCCAGGGCTGTGGGTCCTCGAGAATGCCGCCTTCGACTGCGGAGCGGGTTCATCCACCTGGGCCTCCAGCCGGCTTGACCTCTCTCCAGGCCGGCTGGAGGCGGTGAACCGCGGCTCAGGCGCTGGCCCTTGGGCCCGTGGCGGACGGCAGAGGGAGTGCTTTCCCCAGTCGGCTTGTGCTTGAAGCCTCAGGCGTCCAGTCTGAAGTAATGCGCGGCTGTGCTGCCATGGGGATCCATCTGATCTCCTCCAGCGCTCCGATCACCCCAGCCGAAGGAGGGACATCCCGATGAGCTTCGAGGTCGTAATCGCCCGTCGGAAAGTCTGTTGGGGCCTGGAGGCGTTGATGAGGCGTCGTATGCGACTAAATTGCCCATTCGGGATGTTCTGAAATCGGACTTGGCCCAACCGCATGGTCAATCCGGTTCAGGCCAGTATGATCAAAGCATGATTGCTATGTTCTGCTGTGAGATTGCGTCGGATCACCTCACTATTCAGCGGAGATGGCACCCGTCCGCTCCGCACGCAGCTGGCTTACACACTTGCGGGCATCTTCGCCCTGTCAGTTTTGCTTGCCGTTCTGATTCTCAACTATCTCTTCGGCATTCAGGCGCGATCGCTGATCGACCAGAGGTCAAACTTTTTCATGGATAGCATGCTGGCTGTGCGTGAATACACCAGCCAGAAAGTCAATCCGATTGTGGCACCTCTCAACAAGGGTGGAGGCGTCTTCCGTCCAGAAGCGGTTCCAAGTTATTCCGCCAATACTGTGTTTGAATATCTGAAATCCCGGCCTGAATACAAGCAATATTCCTATCGAGAAGCCACTCTTAACCCAACCAACCTCAAAGACAAGTCTGACACCTTTGAATCCAAGCTTGTGGAGTCGTTTCGTGCGAATGGAGCGCTCAAGATCCAGTCTGGAGACCGTGCCACGCGTCTAGGGACGTTCCATTACGTGGCCAAGCCCATCATGGTCAACAAGCAAAGTTGCTTGGCTTGTCACTCCACGCCTGACCGTGCTCCCAAGAGTCAGATCCTGGCCTACGGCACCACGAATGGTTTTGGCTGGAAACTCAACGAAGTGGTCGGGGCTCAGATCGTCTCGGTGCCGGTTGAGAGCGTGATCGCTGCCAAGAATCATTCACTGCTGATCACCGCAGGCCTGCTGGTTGGTTCCTTGTCCGTTGTTGGAGTTGTCACCAATGCGGTTCTCAATCAACTGATCCTGCGCCCGATGCGGGCGATCAGCCTCAAAGCCGATCAGGCCAGTGTGACTCCCTCCAGTGTCAGTTTTGAGGAAAAGTCCCGTGGTGATGAAATTGGTTTACTGGCTCGCAGTTTCGAGCGCATGAAGCAGAGCCTGACGATCTCCATGCAGATGATCAAGGACCGTAAGCAACTCTGATGCCCTCTCGCTCCGTGAGGAACACTGTCACAGCCGTCGCCGTTCTCATAGGGCTCTTTCTGGCGGGATGCTCCGGTCAACCCGGGGCTGGTCCTCCTTTTTGTGGAGCCTCCGGCGAGCTGAGGGTCGGGGTCGTAGGTGTCATTGAGGGAGCCGCCGACGCGAAGGAGGGCCTGCTGGACCAGGCCCAGGCTTTCGAGCTCAAGGATCAGCTCACGGCAGCCAGTCGCTGCGAGGTCCAGATGGAGCCGGTCCGGAGTCCGGATCTGGCGAGGAGCCGTCTCTCTGCCCAGGCCTGGGATCTGGCGTTTCTGCCGCCTGGCCTGATGGCGTTCGCCCTGGAGCTGAAGCCTCCCTACGTTCCGATTCGTACCCTCGGGACAACGCGGGAGTCGCGCTCGTCGATCGTGGTTCCTCAGCAGGGTGAGATCCGTAGCCGTGTCCAGCTCAAGGGAGCACGGCTCGGCCTGTTACCGCGTGGTTCCCTCACGGGCTTCTATTTACCGCTCTACAACCTGCATGGATTGCAGCTCTCTGAGGTTGTCTACGCCCTCGATTATTCAAGCCTGCTGCAGATGCTGGCCTCCGGTCGCGTCGACGCGATTGCCTGGGACGAGGCCCGGCCCGAACCCACTCCGCCGGTGCGAAGGATCGTGACCGACACCCATGCCATCCCGATGGGCTCGATGGTGGTCAAGCAGGAGCTCACCAGTGGGAGCCTGGCGGGTCTTCTGGCCATCCTTGATGATTCAGCCCGTGATTTTCCCTCGGGCCTCGGGTATGTTCCTGGCACTCCCTCGCCGGAGGGGCAACGCGTGCAGGAACTTCGCGCCATCGTCACCCACGTGGAGTCGTGGCAGCTTCCTGAAGAAGGCAAGCCCTACCGTGTCTTCGGACCGATCGGAGCTCGGCGATGAGCATCGGCAGTGACAGGCAGCTCAAGGTCGTCCTGTTCAGCGACGTTGTTGACTCCTCGGAGCGGATCTTTGCCGATGAACTGATTGCCGTTCAGCACATCAAGACCGATCTCTCTTTGATCAAAGATGCCATCCAGAGCCATGGGGGCAATCTGGTCAAGTCGCTCGGCGATGGGGTGCTGGCCACGTTCGATGCCCCCACCCAGGCGCTCGAGTTCGTCCAAGACGCCGTAGAGCAACTCGTAGGCCAGCGAGGAGGGCATTCTTTGCAGCACCGCTTCGGCATCCACGTGGGCGAGATCTATGCCAATGGCGATGACATCATCGGCCAGGGAGTGCACCTGGCCTCCAGGCTTCAGACGATCGCCCCGCCCAACGGAGTCGCTTTCTTGCAGTCCACCTATGAAATGGTGGACAGCGAGTTCCGTCAACGGGCACGGTCGATGGGGCTGGTCCCGCTGGCGGGCCTGCCTGCTCCGGTGATGTGTTATTCCATCGCCGAGAAGCAGCTTCTCAGCGATCGGGCTGTCGCGCCTCGTGATGGGAACACCATTGAGAATGTGCTGGCTGGTTCTCCTTACCACCTGGAGCGTTCCCTGGGGCGGTCACCCGGAAGCCGCACCTATCTGGTCAAGGATCCGAATAGGGACCGGCATGCGGTGCTCAAGTTGTTCCCTGGAGATCGGGAACAGCTGGCCGCCATGGAATTGGAAGCCGCCTGCCTGGATCGGTTGCGCCATCCCCGCATCCCCCGCTCACTCGACGGCTTCATTCGTGCTGGCCAGTACTGCCTTTTGCAGGAATGGATTCCCGGTCCCTCCCTGGATGGGTCGTTCGACTACCTGCGCAAGAAGCAGCGTCTTTCTGAACTGCTGCGTCAGGTTCTGGAAGTTCTGGAAGTCACCCACTCGGCCGGGATCCTGCACGGTGATCTCCACCCCGCCAACCTGATCCCAGACGCGGACTCGGGGCAGCTGTTCGTGGTGGATTTCTCGCTGATCAAGTCCAGGGCGGGGAGTTCCTCCTTCATCCTCCCCACTCCAGAATCATTCCCTTCTGGGGAGACCGAACAAGCACAAGCCGCAGGCGTCACTTCTCGTTCGTTCTTCAGCCCACCAGAGCTGATCCGTTTCGGGCGGATCTGGGCAGGAGTTGATCTTTACGGACTCGGTGTGACCGCACTGGCTCTTTACAGCGGCCGGCCGCCGGGAGAGCTGTACGACCAGGATATCGGCGGCTGGAACTGCGGCGATCTCGACCCGGAAGTGATGGCATGGCTTTCGCCGCTGCTTGAGGAGTCACCTGGGCGCCGCATCCACTCCGCGGCCGATGCCCTGCAACGTCTCGACCGACCGCAATCCGCACTGATTGAGCCTGCCCATCCACCGCAGCAGGTTGTGATCGAGGCTGCCGATTCAGCTCAACAGGGTGTGATCGAGAAATCCAGGCTGGTGGCCGCTCTTGCCAGGACCTACGGACCGGTCGTTCAGTTGCTCCTGGACAGCTGGCCCTCGGTCATTCCGTTTTCACGTGAGGCGACCCTGCGCACCAAGCTGGAGGACTGCGGCATGCGTGCCGAGGACATTGAGCCGGCTTTGGCTGCCGCTTCCATTCGCCCGGTGCCTGCACCAACAGCACCAACCGCAACGGTTTCTGCGGAATCTGTTGCTGGCGTTTGCGAGCGAGAGAGGGAAATTTTGCTGTCCGTTCTGCGCCGTTCGATTGGGCCTGTCGCCGATCTGCTGCTCACACCGGAACTCATCGCCAAATTGATGCTTGGTGATCAGACTGTCTCTGCCACCCTGTCAGGCAACCACCTCCAGGATGAGGCCATTCAAGAATTGCTGGAAGTGGCGCGTCAGCTCAGAGAACGGCAGGCCCCCGTCCCAACCCCCCTGGCCTCGCGTCCCACAACTGAAGTCGTTGACGTCAATGGGCCGATCACTCCTCAAGTTGAAGTGGAGCCACCAGGAGGACCCGACGATGCCGTCCTGAGGCAAGCCCTGCTCAAGGCCGTAGGACCCATTGGCGAGCAGATTCTCGAGCAAGTGCGTGACCTTCCCGTCGCGGAACGGGTGAAGGCCTGCGTCAGCCTGCTGCAGGACTTCGCCGTGGAGGCTCAGGTGATCAGCCGCCTCCAACACGACTGCAGCGCCCCCCCGACCGCCTGAGCGGGCTGTCTGAGGGCGGCGCGGGATGATCGCAGGCAACGCCCCAGGCCGCTTCGGCTCCCTCCCTCCATGCTGCGCATCGCCCAGACGCTGACCCACCAGCTGCAGGAGGCGATCGAGCGGGCCTATCCCGAGGCGGCGGAGAGGGCGGCGGCGGCGGGGAATCTCCTGGACCCCCAGTTGGCCCCCGCCAGCAAGCCTGAATTCGGCGATTTCCAGGCCAATGGGGCCCTTGCCCTGGCCAAGGGCCTGGGCCAGAGCCCCCGTGCCATTGCCACGGCCATCGTTGAGCAGTTGAAGGCCGATGCCGCCTTCACCGAGCTCTGCCAAGAGCCCGAGATCGCCGGCCCCGGCTTCATCAACCTCACCCTGCGGCCCGAGCGGCTGGCGGCGGAGCTGGCGGCGCGGCTGGGGGATCCCCGGCTGGGCGTGGGGCGGGCCCAGGCTCCGCAGGGGGCAGCCCTGGCGCCGGTGATCGTTGATTTCTCCAGCCCCAACATCGCCAAGGAGATGCACGTGGGGCACCTGCGCTCCACGATCATCGGTGATGCCCTGGCCCGGGTGCTGGAGTTTCGCGGCCATCCGGTGCTCCGCCTCAACCACGTGGGCGACTGGGGCACCCAGTTCGGCATGTTGATCACCCACCTCAAGCAGGTGGCCCCCGAAACGCTCATCACCGCTGATGCGGTCGACCTGGGGGATCTGGTGACCTTTTACCGCGAGGCCAAGGCGCGCTTCGACGACGACCCGGCCTTCCAGACCACCGCCCGCGAGGAGGTGGTGAAGTTGCAGGGGGGCGATGCGGTGTCGCTCAAGGCCTGGGGACTGCTGTGCGAGCAGTCGCGGCGAGAGTTCCAGCAGATCTACGACCGCCTCGACATCCAGTTGAGCGAGCGCGGCGAATCGTTCTACAACCCCTATCTGGCGGCTGTGGTGGCCGATCTGGAGGCCACCGGGTTGCTGGTGATCGACGACGGCGCCGGTTGCGTGTTCCTCGAAGGGGTGAAGGGCAAGGACGGCGGTCCGTTGCCCCTGATCGTGCGCAAGAGCGATGGCGGCTTCAACTACGCCACCACCGACCTGGCGGCGATTCGCTACCGCTTCGCCGCTCCCCCAGAGGGCGATGGCGCCGGCCGGGTGATCTACGTGACCGATGCGGGCCAGGCCAGCCACTTCGCCGCCGTGTTCCAGGTGGCGGGTCGGGCCGGCTGGATCCCTGAAGGTGGCCGGCTGGAGCACGTGCCCTTCGGGCTGGTGCAGGGCGAGGACGGCAAGAAACTCAAGACCCGCTCCGGTGACACCGTGCGGCTCAAGGACCTCCTGGATGAGGCGGTGGAGCGTGCTGAGGCCGACCTGCGCCGGCGTCTGGCGGAGGAGGGCCGCAGCGAGGACGAGGCCTTCATCGCCCATGGGGCCACCACCGTGGGCCATGCGGCGGTGAAGTACGCCGACCTGAGCACCAACCGCGGCACCAACTACCAGTTCAGCTTCGATCGCATGCTGGCCCTCCAGGGCAACACGGCCCCCTACCTGCTCTACGCCTTTGTGCGCATCCAGGGCATCGCCCGCAAGGGTGGCGCCCTGGAGGCCGCGGCGTTGGAACCTCTGGTGTTCGATCAGCCCCAGGAATGGGCCCTGGCCCGCCAGCTGCTGCAGTTCGATGCCGTGATCGCGGAGGTGGAGGAGGAGCTGCTGCCGAACCGACTCTGCGCCTACCTGTTTGAGCTCTCGCAGATCTTCAACCGCTTCTACGACCAGGTGCCTGTGCTCAAGGCCGATGGGCCCGCCCGCAGCTCGCGCCTGGCCCTCTGCCGCCTCACCGCCGACACGCTCAGACTGGGCCTCGGCCTGCTGGGCATCCCTACCCTCGATCGGATGTGATGGTGAACGCGCGCCCCGAGGTGGAATCGCTCACGGCCTACAGCGCCCCGCTGGAGGGGCGCCGGGGGTTGCTGCGGCTGGATTTCAACGAGAACACGGTGGGCCCCAGCCCGGCGGTGGTGGAGGCGATCCGCGCCATCCCCGCCGATCACTACGCCATCTACCCGGAGTACGACGGCCTGCGGGAGGCGGTGGTGGCTTCGCTGAACTCAGAAGCTGGGTTGCCGGCGGAGCCGTCGCCAGCGGGAGGCCTCATGCCCGCCCAGGTGGGCCTGTTCAACGGCGCTGACGCCGCCATCCACGCCCTGTTTCACGCCTACGGCGCCCCGGGCGACACACTGCTCACCACCAGCCCCACCTTCGGCTATTACAGCCCCTGCGCCCGCATGCAGGGCATGGCGATCGAGGCGATCCCCTACGAGGGACCCGCCTTCACCTTCCCCCTGGAGGCGATCCAGCTGGCCCTGGCGGCCGGGCCCCGGCTGCTGCTGATCTGCAACCCCAACAACCCCACCGGCACCCGATTGGCGCCGGAGCGGATCCTGGAGCTGGCGCGCTCAGCGCCGGGCACCCTGGTGGTGGTGGATGAGCTCTATGAGGCCTTCACCGGTGACAGCGTGCTGCCGCCGCTGCTGCGGGCGGCAGGTGTTGGCGGTGATCCCTTCGCGGCAGTGCCCAATCTGCTGGTGCTGCGCTCCCTGGCCAAAACCGCTGGTCTGGCCGGGTTGCGCATCGGTTTCGCGATCGGAGCCGCCGGGGTGGTGGATCGGGTCAGCCGCGTCACAGGCCCCTACGACATCAACAGCTTTGCGGTCACCGCCGCCCGGGCGGCCCTGGCGGATTCGGCCTACGTGGACGCCTACGTGGCCGAGGTGCTGCGGGCCCGCGATTGGTTGGTGCAGCAACTGAATCGGGTCGGGGTGCGGCACCACGCCGACGGCGGCAACTACCTGTTGATCTGGCCCACGGCCCCAGCGGCCCGGGTGGAGGAGCGGCTGCGCCAGGCCGGCATCCTGGTGCGCTCGATGGCGGGCAAGCCCCTCATTGATGGCTCCCTGCGGGTGAGCCTCGGCACCCTTGAGCAGATGCAGCGCTTCTGGGCGGCCTATGCCGCGATCGATGGGCTCAGCGCAGCACCAGCACCTGGGTGGCGTCGCTGAGCTTGCCCGGTAGGCTCACCGAGCGGCCGACGCGCTTCACGGGCGTGCCCGCCAGGGCCTGCAGGAAGGGCTCGACACTGCCCTGGTCGCAGTCGGCCGGGGTCTTGCCGCTCACGTACTGCACGGGGATCACCCGGCGCGGTTGCAACTCCTTGACCACCGCCGCCGCCTCGGCGCCGTCGTACACCTTCGCTCCGCCGCCGACGCCGATGATCAGCAGGTCGGGGCGGCCCAGGAGCACCTTGTCTTCGGGCCTGAGTGGGGCGGCGGTGCCGCCGATGTGGGCGATCTCCAGGCCCCCCTGCTTCCAGCGCCAGAGGGTGGAGGCGCCAAAGCGGCGGCCATCGAAGCGGTCGTGGGGCGAGGAAACACCCTCGATCCGCAGACCCCCCACCTTGTAGGAGCCAGGGCTGACCAGGAACTTGCCGCTGGCCACCGGCGCCCCCTCATCCAGCAGGCGGCTGCTGGCCAGGATCACATCGGCGCGCACGCGTGGTTCCGCCAGCCCGGCGGCGCAGGCCACCGCCTTGAAGGGGTTGATCAGCACCGTGGCGCCACCCCCCTGGATCAGCAGGGCACTGTGGCCGTAGCTGGTGACGTTCACCCCGCCACCCTGCTCGGCAGCGGCGGGTAGAGAACTGGCCCCGAAGGCCACCGCCGCCGCCAGGGAGCTGCCGCCCAGGGCTCCCGCACACCGGCGCAGCAGGGACAGGGGGGGAAGGGCCATGGGGGTGTGGGGCGCCCGCTGACGCCTGCGGTGGCGCGAACCTAGCAGCGTTGCCCCGGTTGAGTTCAGGCCGGCGATCCGGTCGCGGCTGTGGTTGGTCCGGGGATGTTGGTGTGGAGTGGTCGAGAGAGACTTGGCTTGGTGACTGGACGAGGCGCAGAACAGGAGCATCGCCACGGTTGCCAGCAGGGTGGAGACCTGAACGTCCAGATCGGCACGATCGATGCTTTTCGAGATCAATGCGCGTGGGGATTCAGTATTGAAGGGATAAAGTTTGCTCCCCAGACGATAATCCCAAACAAAGCCATGGAGCCAAGGCATCAGCAGCAATCAAGCTTTTCGAGAAAAGCCATGCGTTTAGATGGTGGAATGCTTTCGCGAGCAGTTCGCTGAAGAGAGAAAAGCGTTATCGAAGTCGTGGAGGTTATGGGCAGGCGCGCTCCGCTCATCTTCCCTACATGATTGGGCCCATGGGGACGATGGCCATCACGGTGCCCAAGGGATGATCAATCGGGGCATCGCTGAACGCGTGCCCATTTAGCAATTATTCGCATGGGTCGCTGAGCGGCACCGACCGCTGTCTTTGACTACTTTGCGAAAAATATTGCGTGATTGTGTTGATATGGCTTTCAGCCTGGAGCCCTGGTGTCGTGTAGACATTGAGTCTAGCGAAGTAGCTTGAAACTGTATTGCTTCCCTCTCAGGTTATGGGAGATTGGCTTTGGATTCGATCGAGAACGAAGCCGGCCGAGTCTCGTGGGTAGGTGGTCAGCGCATTCCCTGAAATAGACAGAGCCCCAAATTCATGCCATTTTGCAGAACTTTCCCCGGGGATTTATATCCATTAAGTATCTTCCGACGTACTATCCTGTTGCTTCGCGGCAATCGAGTTCAATATTTTTACTCCAGGCTTCTGTTTGGTTGGCGAGCTATAGGATTCCATGGGGATTTATGGTTCCAACCTTGATGAGTTCTTGGACGTGCTCGGTCTGCTTCGGTAAGGCCCAGTCATTCGCCATGGGCGTCTTGTACATGAGGGCCAGATTGTAGATGACTTTTATATGCTATTTAGCTTCAAGTGCTTACTGTGAATTGTAATTTACTAGCGGTGGATTGAGGATTGACTTGTCGTTAGGGGTGCGTGCAGCGCCTGTAATTCGATACCAATCGCGGCCCAAAGTGCTAGAAATCAGGGAATCCGTCGTTGCTTTGAGAGCATTATGACTGCCGGCATTGCACGAGTATGAAGCTCTTGGTGTGAATGATGGCTGTTTGTTAGTCGCTCCCATGGGGCATGCTCAATCCTTCCAAGGCCAGGCCTTGCCCAGTTGGCTGGATTGGCTTGATCGGCCGATGGCGAGCTGACCGATTGCATCGTCAGATGGCCATCGGCGCATGGAGCGGGATACGGGAATTAAACAGGCAGAAGCTGATCAGAAGTGGTCGATTGGGCCCCGCCCAGGTTGCCGAGCGTGTTGAAATTACGCAGGGAGGCAAGGTGATGACAGATCATCTCGTAAACCCCAGAGCGCACCAATTCCAGCAGGGCCTCTGAGGAGAGGGTCAGCACCCTCGAGCGCTCGACGGTGTAGAAGCCGTTGATGGCTTTCGTCTGACCATTGGGGAGCTTGGCTTCAGCCTGCTTGGGTTCAAGCAAGTTGAGCTCCTTCAGTTTTTTGCAGATGACTTTGGTGCGCTGGTACTCAGCTTGAAACTGACTTAAGAAGCGCAAGATACCGTCGATGTATTCGCTTGCTTTGCCGTCGTCACCGATCAGGGCAATGCCCTCTTGGCTTTGGTTGAATCCGGGGTAGCTTTCATCAATGCAAAGATAGGCTTTCTCTTGATCGTCCGCTTGGGACAAGACGAAGGGGTAGCGGCGAATGAAGGCGGGGACATACTTGCCCTCCCAGTTTCCCTCGGGAGACAAGTATAGATTTTCTGATTGCTGCATGCCGAGCAGTATCACAGGCATGACTTCGTCCTCGCCGACAAAGACGATCGGGTAGTCGCCAGCAGCATTGAGAAACTCAATGGCCATCAGCGGCACAGCGTTGGTCGACTCGGTGAAGGAATAGTCCTTCACCGGGCTGATGTGCCAGTCCTTGTGGCGTTCGGCCGACAGGGGAATGATTTCGTTGTAGAAGAGGAGCTGGGTGGCCATAAAAATCTCTTTAACTTAATCATCTTAACCCGGCGTGGTCGCAGGGAGCTTGGCCTGGATTTTTGATCCGTTGTGTTGTCTGACCTGACCTTGATGAGCGAGCAGAGTTGAAGTCGGGCATGAT
The window above is part of the Cyanobium sp. ATX 6F1 genome. Proteins encoded here:
- a CDS encoding pyridoxal phosphate-dependent aminotransferase, whose protein sequence is MVNARPEVESLTAYSAPLEGRRGLLRLDFNENTVGPSPAVVEAIRAIPADHYAIYPEYDGLREAVVASLNSEAGLPAEPSPAGGLMPAQVGLFNGADAAIHALFHAYGAPGDTLLTTSPTFGYYSPCARMQGMAIEAIPYEGPAFTFPLEAIQLALAAGPRLLLICNPNNPTGTRLAPERILELARSAPGTLVVVDELYEAFTGDSVLPPLLRAAGVGGDPFAAVPNLLVLRSLAKTAGLAGLRIGFAIGAAGVVDRVSRVTGPYDINSFAVTAARAALADSAYVDAYVAEVLRARDWLVQQLNRVGVRHHADGGNYLLIWPTAPAARVEERLRQAGILVRSMAGKPLIDGSLRVSLGTLEQMQRFWAAYAAIDGLSAAPAPGWRR
- a CDS encoding MBL fold metallo-hydrolase, yielding MALPPLSLLRRCAGALGGSSLAAAVAFGASSLPAAAEQGGGVNVTSYGHSALLIQGGGATVLINPFKAVACAAGLAEPRVRADVILASSRLLDEGAPVASGKFLVSPGSYKVGGLRIEGVSSPHDRFDGRRFGASTLWRWKQGGLEIAHIGGTAAPLRPEDKVLLGRPDLLIIGVGGGAKVYDGAEAAAVVKELQPRRVIPVQYVSGKTPADCDQGSVEPFLQALAGTPVKRVGRSVSLPGKLSDATQVLVLR
- a CDS encoding SapC family protein; protein product: MATQLLFYNEIIPLSAERHKDWHISPVKDYSFTESTNAVPLMAIEFLNAAGDYPIVFVGEDEVMPVILLGMQQSENLYLSPEGNWEGKYVPAFIRRYPFVLSQADDQEKAYLCIDESYPGFNQSQEGIALIGDDGKASEYIDGILRFLSQFQAEYQRTKVICKKLKELNLLEPKQAEAKLPNGQTKAINGFYTVERSRVLTLSSEALLELVRSGVYEMICHHLASLRNFNTLGNLGGAQSTTSDQLLPV